The following nucleotide sequence is from Micromonospora sp. WMMD1120.
GGCCGGCACCTGGTTGTGGATCGGCGAACAGGTGAGCTGGTGTACGGGTGTGACCACCGCCGGATCGGCGAACCGGGCCCGCGCCACGTACGAGTGGTGCACGTCCCCGGAGAGCACACTGATCGACGCGGGCGGGGCGTACGCCGGGCCCGCGCCGACGCGCGCGCCCGACTCCCGGGGGGTGCCGGTCCCGATCCGGGCGAACGTCTCCGCGAGCGCCTCGAAGGAGCGCCGGAACGCCGCCCAGTGCTCCAGGTCCAGGGCGCGGCGCAGCTTCTCCGCCCCGCGTGCCACCCACGGCCGGCGGGAGTCCGCCAGCTTCTCGTTCCACGCCTCGATGTGGTGGATGCCCTGCGGCAGCAGCCACGGCAGCGAGGCGCCCACCACCAGGTGGTCGTAGACGCCGTGCGCCTGGTCGAGGAACCACGACCACTCGCCGGGCGGCAGCATCGCCCGGTTGCCCGACTCCAGCACCCGGCTGCACCTGTTGTCCAGCATGACCAGCCGGGTCCGGCCCAGGTCGAGCGCGTAGCTCCACTGATATTGCACGGCGCGCCAGCGCTCGGTGTCGTGCGCCAGGTCGGACTCCTGGTCGACCCGGTGCCCGAACTCGCGCAGCACCCCGGTCGCGTCCTCGGCGGCGACGACCTTCGCGTAGACCGGGTCGGCGGCGATCTCGTCCGGGGAGAGGTTGCCCAGGTGCTGGTAGACCCAGTAGGAGGCGAGCCCGCTGCCGATCCGCTCCGCCCACCAGGGCTGCTCGCGCATCTCGGCGCGCCACGTCGCCGAGGTGTTCCAGTCGTCGATGATCTCGTGGTCGTCGAAGATCATTACGCTCGGCACCGTGGAGAGCAGCCAGCGGATCTCCGGGTCCCGCCAGGACTCCAGGTAGAGCTTGGTGTACTCGT
It contains:
- a CDS encoding alkaline phosphatase D family protein, with protein sequence MSAAHLLIGPLLRRVVDTRATIWVETARPAVVTVRTAGGATGTASTFSAYDHHYALVVVEGLTPDSETTYQVLVDDELVWPVPSSGFPPSVIRTRPVDDRDRPVSLIFGSCRETTQHATTRKLPPDALDAYARRLMADPEANPLPDLLVLLGDQVYADETSPTVRRLLRRRRRRPKGAPADQVVSFDEYTKLYLESWRDPEIRWLLSTVPSVMIFDDHEIIDDWNTSATWRAEMREQPWWAERIGSGLASYWVYQHLGNLSPDEIAADPVYAKVVAAEDATGVLREFGHRVDQESDLAHDTERWRAVQYQWSYALDLGRTRLVMLDNRCSRVLESGNRAMLPPGEWSWFLDQAHGVYDHLVVGASLPWLLPQGIHHIEAWNEKLADSRRPWVARGAEKLRRALDLEHWAAFRRSFEALAETFARIGTGTPRESGARVGAGPAYAPPASISVLSGDVHHSYVARARFADPAVVTPVHQLTCSPIHNQVPAGIRPLMRLGWSAGPAGATRALARSAGVRRPGVRWRKLAGPYFGNAVATLTHRGRGADVLIEGTTKDGHLRPVMRRRLSGGGEPSAP